ACCGGGGCGTTTAACATGAAGAATTCTCTTGCGATAATAATGGCTGGCGGCAAAGGCGAGCGTCTGATGCCTCTGACAAAAGACAGGTCAAAACCCGCAATACCCTTTGGGGGTATATACAAGCTTATTGATCTTACCCTTTCAAACTGCATCAACTCCGGCATTTACAAGATAATCGTGCTGCCACAATATAAGTCACAGACCCTTATGCACCACCTTGAACAGGGGTGGAATATCTTTAGCCATGACCTTGGTCACTACCTAAAGGTTGCTCCCCCCCAGATGATGACAGGTGAAAAATGGTATCAGGGTACAGCAGATTCTATTCGACAGAATGTATACCTGATAGAACAGGAGAATCCAGCCCACATACTGATCCTTTCAGGTGATCATGTATACAAGATGGATTATACTCTTTTCAGGGACTACCATGAGGCCAATAATGCGGATGTGACCGTATCGGTAATCGAGGCAAGAAAGGAGCTCTCAAAGGAATATGGTGTGCTTGAGGTGGATAACAGCTACAGGGTTACAGGGTTTCAGGAAAAACCACATAATCCAAAAACCATCCCGTCGGATAGCTCAAGGATACTAGCCTCAATGGGGATATATATCTTCAGGGCGGAGGTGCTTCTTGATATCCTGAAGCAGGATGAAAAGCCTGATTTCGGTCATGACATCCTTCCCTATATCCTGGATAAGCTCAAGGTTATTGCCTATCCCTATATAAAGCAGAACAGGATAGGTGATATGGTGGTTGAAACCGATGAGTCAGGGAACAGGAACGAGGTGTTTAATAAGAGGGCAAGGGACTCAGGTTACTGGCGCGATGTGGGCACCCTTGACGCCTACTGGAACGCAAACATGGACCTTACCGGCGTAGACCCGTACTTTAACATGTATGGCAGGCTCTGGCCCATACGCACAAACCAGCGCCAGTTTCCTCCTGTAAAAACGGTCTTTGCCCAGAATAATTCCGAACATCCCAGAATGGGCATGGCCCTTGATTCCCTTGTTGCGCATGGCTCAATACTCAGCGGCGGGGTAGTGAGGAACAGCGTCCTTTCATACAACGTGCTTGTCCAGAGCTGGTCCAGTGTGGAAGAGTCGGTACTCATGGAAAATGTGGTTATTGGTAGGCATGTAAAGATAAAAAAGGCCATTCTCTGTGAGGGTGTAAAGATACCTCATCACATGGAGATAGGTTTTGATCCAATGAAAGACAGGGAGCGATTTACTGTTACCCCGAGGGGGATTACCGTGGTAACAAAAGAAGACCTGAAATAACCGATGATGATCACCAACTTTATATGAGGCAGACAAAATGAAACCATTACAGAAATATAATGTTGTTCCGAATCTTCCCACTACCCTTGAACCCCTGCGTAAACTGGCTTACAACCTGCGTTTCAGCTGGCGGGGTGAGATAAGGGATATATTCAGGCGCATAGACCCCGGCCTATGGACAGAGTGCAGGCATAACCCGGTTCTAATGCTTGGCCTTGTGAGCCAGGAAAGGCTTGTTGAGCTTGCAAAGGATCAGGGTTTTATGGCCATTCTTGAAAGGATTTCACAGGATTTTGAAAGGTATCTCTCCAGGCCAAGGATACAGTCACTTGATTATAGCCCTGAAAAGGAGTTCAGGGTGGCCTATTTTTCTGCCGAATTTGGTCTTGCAGGTTGTCTTCCCATATATTCAGGGGGTTTAGGCATCCTTTCAGGTGATCACCTGAAATCATCGAGTGACCTCAATATCCCCCTTGTTGGTGTGGGTCTTTTATATCAGGAGGGCTATTTCAGCCAGTACCTGAGCAATGACGGCTGGCAGATGGAGAGCTATACTGTTAATGACTTCCATAATATGCCTGTAAGACTGGTAAGGGATTCCGATGGGAAACCTTTACAGGTATCGGTTGATTTCAAGGGTGAAAAGGTCAATATCCTGGTCTGGCGGGTGGATGTGGGCCGCATACCCCTTTATCTCCTTGATACCAATATCTCTTCAAATTCACCTGAAGCATGCAGGACAACGGCCCAGCTTTATGGCGGTGACAGAGAGATGAGGATCAGGCAGGAGATTGTCCTTGGTATCGGAGGCATAAGGGCTTTAAAGGTGCTGGGCATAGATCCGACAGTTATCCACATGAATGAAGGGCACTCTGCCTTTTCCGCCCTTGAAAGAATAAATATCTACAGGAGAGAAAAGGGACTTACCTTTGATGAGGCGAGGGAGCTTGTTATAGCCACGACCGTGTTTACTACACACACCCCTGTGCCTGCCGGTAATGATGTGTTTGACCCGTCCCTTGTGCGGACATACTTTGAGGAATATGCCAAGGAGCTTGGTTTAAATTTCAGGGTGCTCCTGGGTTATGGAAAGATTGACCCAAGAAACGAGGAAGAAAAATTCGGCATGAGCACACTTGCCTTAAGGCTTTCTTCCCATGCAAATGGTGTGAGCAGGCTGCATGGAAGGGTCTCGCGCGCAATGTGGCAGAAGGTATGGCCGCGTCACCCTGTTGAGGATATCCCGATAGATTATGTTACAAACGGTATACATGTACCAACCTGGATCGCCAGTGAAAAATCTGCCCTCTTTGACAGGTACATGGGGCCTGACTGGGCAGAGGACCCTGATAATCAGCGGGTATGGGCACAGATAGAAAATATTCCGGATACTGAAATATGGCGGTATCATGAAAGGTGCAGAGATCATCTGGTTGCCTTTTGCCGCAGGATGCTTGCGGAACAGATGAAACGAAGAGGTGCAACCCCAACCGAAATAATGAGTGTCAACGATGTACTTACACCCGATGCAATGACCATAGGTTTTGCAAGGAGGTTTGCAACATACAAGCGCGCCACCCTTCTGTTTAAAAACCCTGACAGGCTGGCCAATATCCTTAATAATCCCGAATTTCCTGTCCAGATAATTATTACCGGAAAGGCCCATCCGCAGGATAACGAAGGCAAAGAATTTATTAAGACCATTATACATTATGCGAGTGAAGAAAGATTCCGCAGGAGGATAGTATTTTTAGAGGATTATAACTCCCATATTGCCCATGTGATGGTTTCAGGGACTGATGTGTGGCTTAACACCCCCAGAAGACCCCTTGAGGCATGCGGAACCAGCGGAATGAAGGCCCTTGCGAATGGTTCTCTAAACCTGAGTGTCCTGGATGGGTGGTGGGATGAGGGATATAAAAGCGATTATGGCTGGGCAATAGGCAAGGGTGAGGAGTATGATGACCATTTTGCCCAGGATAATATAGAAAGCCGCGACCTTTATAATCTCCTTGAAAAGGAGGTTGTGCCTCTTTTTTACAGAAGGGGAAGCGATGATCTGCCAAGGGGCTGGATAGAGAAGATGAAAGCAGGTCTTCATGACCTTGTACCTGTGTTTAATTCCCACCGGATGGTGCAGGAATATACTGACCGTTTTTATCTCCCCTGTTCAGCCAGATATGACAGGCTATCTAAAAATGGTTATGCTGAGACAAAAAATCTTGCCTCATGGAGGCAGAAGGTCATGACAGGCTGGAGCAGTGTCTCTGTAATCGAAGTCAGGTCAGGGAACAGCAGGGATATCCCGATCGGTGAAAGGTTTGAACTAACTGCAAGGATAACCCTTGGAGAATTATCAACAGATGATGTAACAGTCGAGGTTTATTTCGGAAGGCTCAATCAGAATGGGGATTTTTCTGACAGGAAGACAAAGGAGCTTGAGCCGGATGGTCTTGATCATGGTGTCCATATCTTTAAAGGCTTTATAGATTGTCAGGGTACAGGACGCTTCGGTTATACTGTACGCATCATGCCAAGCAAGAAAAGGCTCGAAAATCCTTTTGTAATGGGTCTTGTGGAGTGGGCGTAATAAATTCAAGATTATATATTTTAAATTTGAAATCTCAAATTTCAAATTCTATATGGGGGATACATTGTCATCTACTCTCAGCAGCGAACAGATAACTAATCTCACGGCAGGGAATCTTGCTGACCCGTTCAGTATACTGGGCCCTCATTATGAAAATGACCACCTTGTTGTAAGGGGTTTTATACCCGGTGCAAAGAATATAACAATCAGGGGTCTTGTTGCGGATCATTCATCCCGATCTGCACGGGTTGAAAGGAGCGGGCTGTTTGAGGTGATTTTCCCATCTGAAACCATGATAAAGCCCTATCGGCTGGATGTGGAGTTCAGGAAAGGCAACAGGTCATCTTTTTTTGACTGCTACTCCTTTATGCCGATCCTTAGCGATTTTGACATGTACCTTTACGGCCAGGGCAACCATTACAAAATATATGACAGGCTTGGAGCCCATATCATTACACATCAGGGGGTGAAAGGCACCCTTTTTGCCGTATGGGCACCGTCAGCTAAGAGGGTGAGCGTAATAGGTGATTTCAACCAGTGGGATGGCAGAAGGCATATGATGCGTAACCGGGGCTCATCAGGTATATGGGAGCTCTTTGTCCCCCATCTGGGGCAGGAACTTTTATATAAGTATGAAATCAGGACCAGGGATGACGTTATACTTGTAAAGGCTGATCCATTTGCATTCAGGTTTGAACAAAGGCCAAAGACAGCAGCAGTGGTTCACGACCTTGAATGTTACACATGGAAGGATGCAAAATGGATGACCGAAAGGAAGAATAAAAATCTTCTTGATAAGCCGATGTCTATATATGAGGTGCACCTTGGCTCATGGAGGCGCAGGCCTGAGGAAGACGACCGGTGGCTTACTTACAGCGAGGCCGCTGAAGAACTTATCCCCTATGTAAAATCAATGGGATATGATCATATAGAGCTCCTTCCTGTTGCCGAGCATCCCTTTGATGGTTCATGGGGATATCAGGTTGCAGGCTATTATGCGGTCACATCAAGGTTTGGCAGACCCGAGGAATTTATGGCATTTGTTGACAGGTGCCACTGTGAGGGGATAGGTGTAATACTTGACTGGGTACCTGCCCATTTCCCGAAGGACTCATATGCGCTTGAATATTTTGACGGTACACACCTTTATGAACATGAAGACCCGAGGCAGAGGGTTCACAAAGACTGGGACACCCTTATATTCAATTATGGCCGTAATGAGGTCAGGAATTTTCTAGTGGCAAATGCCCTTTTCTGGCTGGATAAGTATCACATAGACGGGCTCAGGGTGGATGCGGTTGCATCAATGCTCTATCTTGATTATTCAAGAGACGAGGGCGAATGGATCCCAAACAGGTACGGCGGCAGGGAGAACCTTGAGGCCATCGAGTTTATTAAAATCCTAAATAAAAAGATATATGAACTTTTCCCGGGTGTAGTAACTATAGCCGAGGAATCTACAGCATGGCCGGGTGTTACCCTGCCTGTTCATCTGGGAGGCCTTGGTTTTATGTTTAAATGGAACATGGGCTGGATGCATGACATGCTCACATTTATTTCCAAAGACCCGGTTCACAGAAAGTATCATATGGAAAATCTTACATTTGCCCTCCTGTATGCATTTCATGAAAATTTCATTTTACCCCTTTCCCATGATGAGGTGGTTCACGGAAAGGCAGCATTACTCTCCAAGATGCCAGGTGATGACTGGCAGAAGTTCGCAAACCTGAGGCTCCTTTTGGGTTACATGTTTGG
This genomic stretch from Desulfatiglans sp. harbors:
- the glgC gene encoding glucose-1-phosphate adenylyltransferase, which gives rise to MKNSLAIIMAGGKGERLMPLTKDRSKPAIPFGGIYKLIDLTLSNCINSGIYKIIVLPQYKSQTLMHHLEQGWNIFSHDLGHYLKVAPPQMMTGEKWYQGTADSIRQNVYLIEQENPAHILILSGDHVYKMDYTLFRDYHEANNADVTVSVIEARKELSKEYGVLEVDNSYRVTGFQEKPHNPKTIPSDSSRILASMGIYIFRAEVLLDILKQDEKPDFGHDILPYILDKLKVIAYPYIKQNRIGDMVVETDESGNRNEVFNKRARDSGYWRDVGTLDAYWNANMDLTGVDPYFNMYGRLWPIRTNQRQFPPVKTVFAQNNSEHPRMGMALDSLVAHGSILSGGVVRNSVLSYNVLVQSWSSVEESVLMENVVIGRHVKIKKAILCEGVKIPHHMEIGFDPMKDRERFTVTPRGITVVTKEDLK
- a CDS encoding glycosyltransferase family 1 protein, whose product is MKPLQKYNVVPNLPTTLEPLRKLAYNLRFSWRGEIRDIFRRIDPGLWTECRHNPVLMLGLVSQERLVELAKDQGFMAILERISQDFERYLSRPRIQSLDYSPEKEFRVAYFSAEFGLAGCLPIYSGGLGILSGDHLKSSSDLNIPLVGVGLLYQEGYFSQYLSNDGWQMESYTVNDFHNMPVRLVRDSDGKPLQVSVDFKGEKVNILVWRVDVGRIPLYLLDTNISSNSPEACRTTAQLYGGDREMRIRQEIVLGIGGIRALKVLGIDPTVIHMNEGHSAFSALERINIYRREKGLTFDEARELVIATTVFTTHTPVPAGNDVFDPSLVRTYFEEYAKELGLNFRVLLGYGKIDPRNEEEKFGMSTLALRLSSHANGVSRLHGRVSRAMWQKVWPRHPVEDIPIDYVTNGIHVPTWIASEKSALFDRYMGPDWAEDPDNQRVWAQIENIPDTEIWRYHERCRDHLVAFCRRMLAEQMKRRGATPTEIMSVNDVLTPDAMTIGFARRFATYKRATLLFKNPDRLANILNNPEFPVQIIITGKAHPQDNEGKEFIKTIIHYASEERFRRRIVFLEDYNSHIAHVMVSGTDVWLNTPRRPLEACGTSGMKALANGSLNLSVLDGWWDEGYKSDYGWAIGKGEEYDDHFAQDNIESRDLYNLLEKEVVPLFYRRGSDDLPRGWIEKMKAGLHDLVPVFNSHRMVQEYTDRFYLPCSARYDRLSKNGYAETKNLASWRQKVMTGWSSVSVIEVRSGNSRDIPIGERFELTARITLGELSTDDVTVEVYFGRLNQNGDFSDRKTKELEPDGLDHGVHIFKGFIDCQGTGRFGYTVRIMPSKKRLENPFVMGLVEWA
- the glgB gene encoding 1,4-alpha-glucan branching protein GlgB translates to MGDTLSSTLSSEQITNLTAGNLADPFSILGPHYENDHLVVRGFIPGAKNITIRGLVADHSSRSARVERSGLFEVIFPSETMIKPYRLDVEFRKGNRSSFFDCYSFMPILSDFDMYLYGQGNHYKIYDRLGAHIITHQGVKGTLFAVWAPSAKRVSVIGDFNQWDGRRHMMRNRGSSGIWELFVPHLGQELLYKYEIRTRDDVILVKADPFAFRFEQRPKTAAVVHDLECYTWKDAKWMTERKNKNLLDKPMSIYEVHLGSWRRRPEEDDRWLTYSEAAEELIPYVKSMGYDHIELLPVAEHPFDGSWGYQVAGYYAVTSRFGRPEEFMAFVDRCHCEGIGVILDWVPAHFPKDSYALEYFDGTHLYEHEDPRQRVHKDWDTLIFNYGRNEVRNFLVANALFWLDKYHIDGLRVDAVASMLYLDYSRDEGEWIPNRYGGRENLEAIEFIKILNKKIYELFPGVVTIAEESTAWPGVTLPVHLGGLGFMFKWNMGWMHDMLTFISKDPVHRKYHMENLTFALLYAFHENFILPLSHDEVVHGKAALLSKMPGDDWQKFANLRLLLGYMFGEPGKKMLFMGNEIGQWREWDHDQSLEWHLLQYENHQKVRDYVSELNRVYHQEPAMHEVDFSHTGFEWIDFRDADSSVVSFLRRDKKGGILLFVFNFTPAPKVNYRIGAPVHGFYREIMNSDSRNFGGSDMGLKGGIHSDNIEWHGRPFSLNLIIPPLAMLILKPDWK